A genomic window from Camelina sativa cultivar DH55 chromosome 2, Cs, whole genome shotgun sequence includes:
- the LOC104743504 gene encoding uncharacterized protein LOC104743504, whose protein sequence is MIRRRISSIISTSLINSSSVHQTAKPRFVTSSPLLQCRSSSSPIFTQNPTFTSRASSFQGIRAFSLLCLNDLRDNVPRKLKTRKGRGIGSGKGKTAGRGHKGQKARGTMKFGFEGGQTPLRRRLPKRGFKNKFKLHFQPVGLGKIAKLINAGEIDSHELITMKTLKDVGAIGKQIEDGVRLMGRGADEIKWPLHFEVSRVTVRAKEVVEAAGGSVRRVYYNKLGLRALLKPEWFEKKGRLLPKAARPPPKQQDKVDSIGRLPAPRKPIPFFAAEENKVESPIES, encoded by the exons ATGATAAGAAGAAGGATCTCATCGATCATATCAACATCACTCATCAATTCTTCTTCGGTTCATCAAACCGCAAAACCCAGATTCGTCACTTCTTCGCCACTTCTTCAATGCCGTAGTAGTAGCTCTCCGATCTTCACTCAAAATCCAACTTTTACGAGCAGGGCTTCGTCGTTTCAGGGAATTAGAGCGTTcagtttattgtgtttgaacGATCTGAGAGACAATGTGCCAAGAAAACTCAAAACGAGGAAAGGTAGAGGTATTGGTTCTGGTAAAGGTAAAACTGCTGGAAGAGGTCACAAGGGTCAAAAAGCTAGAGGAACCATGAAGTTTGGTTTCGAAGGTGGTCAGACTCCATTACGACGCCGTTTACCAAAACGTGGCTTCAAGAACAAATTCAAGCTCCATTTCCAG cCGGTTGGACTAGGAAAGATAGCGAAACTCATAAACGCTGGGGAGATAGATTCTCATGAATTGATCACAATGAAAACGCTCAAG GATGTGGGAGCAATAGGAAAGCAAATAGAAGATGGAGTAAGACTAATGGGTCGTGGTGCTGATGAGATCAAGTGGCCACTTCATTTCGAG GTTTCGAGAGTGACTGTTAGGGCAAAAGAGGTGGTGGAAGCAGCAGGAGGATCAGTGAGGAGAGTGTATTACAACAAATTGGGATTGAGGGCATTGCTTAAACCGGAATGGTTTGAGAAGAAAGGAAGGTTATTGCCAAAAGCAGCACGACCACCTCCTAAACAACAAGATAAGGTCGATAGCATTGGACGTCTTCCAGCTCCGAGAAAGCCCATTCCCTTCTTTGCAGCTGAGGAGAACAAAGTTGAGTCTCCTATTGAATCGTGA
- the LOC104743513 gene encoding protein IDA-LIKE 2-like, translating into MSSRNRRSRVNSKFFFFTRRTILLLLLLLGFCDGARTNTNVFNSKPHNDAVTSSPTQFLGFLPRHFPVPASGPSRKHNDIGLLSWHRSSP; encoded by the coding sequence ATGTCGTCTAGAAACCGGAGATCAAGAGTTAACtctaagttcttcttcttcacaagacGAAccatccttcttctccttcttcttctagggTTCTGCGATGGAGCAAGAACAAATACGAATGTGTTCAACTCGAAACCACACAATGACGCCGTTACCTCTTCACCTACACAGTTCTTGGGGTTCTTGCCACGTCACTTCCCAGTTCCAGCTTCTGGTCCCTCTAGAAAACACAATGATATCGGTTTACTTAGTTGGCATCGATCTTCTCCGTGA
- the LOC104743487 gene encoding mediator-associated protein 2-like has product MDYEPNEDFVVATSEEVDNAEVSPEEEIWILQYPLGRGPAATQFPEVERDFLEFDNDLDKEGIFGNLVDSSGTKFELASYPPQDTESTMILPSEDSTVGGSISRRVALVRYAEPNELLQKIKARSQQKLVGAVTNSSGKYSNPTQSSRLKSSKHSASSRSQSKQKSLFSSFTEAPKSPKRKHSGSSSGKHGISTSTVSGSSERSEKSKKKKIMKMEE; this is encoded by the exons ATGGATTACGAACCTAACGAAGATTTCGTAGTCGCTACCTCAGAGGAAGTAGACAACGCTGAAGTCAGTCCAGAGGAAGAGATTTGGATTCTTCAATATCCTTTAGGCCGA GGACCTGCTGCAACGCAGTTTCCAGAAGTCGAAAGGGACTTTCTTGAGTTTGATAATGATCTTGACAAAGAAGGAATATTTGGAAATTTGGTAGATTCATCTG GTACCAAGTTTGAGCTTGCTAGCTATCCTCCTCAAGATACTGAGTCAACTATGATTTTACCTTCTGAAGATTCAACCGTTG GTGGGAGTATTTCTCGGCGAGTTGCGTTAGTTAGGTACGCTGAACCAAACGAGCTGCTTCAGAAGATAAAGGCAAGAAGCCAACAGAAGCTTGTTGGAGCAGTGACGAATTCCTCTGggaaatactctaaccctacTCAAAGTAGCCGTCTTAAAAGCAGCAAACACTCTGCTTCCTCACGTAGCCAGAGCAAACAGAAGAGCTTGTTCTCTAGCTTCACCGAGGCTCCAAAGTCACCCAAAAGAAAGCATTCTGGTTCTTCCTCTGGTAAACATGGCATCTCAACAAGTACGGTTTCTGGCTCTTCAGAACGATCGGAAAagtccaagaagaagaagattatgaagATGGAAGAGTAA